A stretch of Camelina sativa cultivar DH55 chromosome 18, Cs, whole genome shotgun sequence DNA encodes these proteins:
- the LOC104760198 gene encoding peroxidase 65, with the protein MSNMQFSRRPNPFLLLFFIVLAAPAISADVAILRTDYYQKTCPDFHKIVREAVTAKQLQQPTTAAGTLRLFFHDCFLEGCDASVLIATNSFNKAERDDDLNDSLPGDAFDIVTRIKTALELSCPGVVSCADILAQATRDLVTMVGGPFFDVKLGRKDGFESKAHKVRGNVPMANQTVRDIHGMFKKNGFSIREMVALSGAHTIGFSHCKEFSDRLYGSRADKEINPRFAAALKDLCKNHTVDDTIAAFNDVMTPGKFDNMYFKNLKRGLGLLASDHILIKDNSTKPFVDLYAINEKVFFEDFARAMEKLGTVGVKGDGQGEVRRRCDHFNNLNV; encoded by the coding sequence ATGTCGAATATGCAATTCTCTCGTCGTCCTAATCccttccttctcctcttcttcatcgtccttgCCGCTCCAGCTATATCAGCGGATGTCGCTATCTTGAGAACGGACTATTACCAAAAAACATGTCCCGATTTCCACAAGATCGTGCGTGAAGCCGTTACAGCCAAACAACTTCAACAACCAACAACTGCGGCCGGGACACTCCGTCTCTTTTTCCACGATTGTTTCCTTGAAGGTTGTGATGCATCCGTCTTGATAGCGACCAACTCGTTTAACAAAGCGGAACGTGATGATGATCTCAACGATTCCCTCCCTGGAGATGCTTTTGACATCGTCACTCGCATCAAGACAGCTCTCGAGCTGTCTTGTCCTGGTGTTGTGTCTTGCGCTGATATCCTAGCACAGGCCACACGTGACCTTGTCACGATGGTGGGAGGACCTTTCTTTGACGTAAAGCTTGGTCGTAAAGATGGATTCGAATCCAAAGCCCATAAAGTCCGAGGAAACGTCCCCATGGCAAACCAGACGGTTCGTGACATCCACGGGATGTTCAAGAAAAACGGATTTAGTATTCGCGAGATGGTAGCGTTAAGCGGTGCTCACACCATCGGATTCTCTCACTGCAAAGAGTTCTCCGACAGGCTCTACGGATCACGAGCTGATAAAGAAATCAACCCGCGATTTGCAGCCGCTCTCAAAGATCTCTGCAAAAACCACACCGTGGATGACACAATCGCGGCGTTTAACGACGTGATGACTCCGGGAAAATTCGACAACATGTACTTCAAGAACCTAAAGCGAGGGCTAGGGCTTTTAGCTTCCGACCACATCCTTATTAAAGACAATAGCACGAAGCCATTTGTGGACCTATACGCAATTAACGAGAAAGTATTCTTTGAGGATTTCGCACGTGCGATGGAGAAACTAGGCACGGTCGGCGTCAAGGGCGATGGACAAGGCGAAGTGAGACGTCGGTGCGACCACTT